A single region of the Lentimicrobiaceae bacterium genome encodes:
- a CDS encoding 5-formyltetrahydrofolate cyclo-ligase produces MRSTDEAKKEIRKIVKKLKGDLDQEQYFSKSRSIMEQIEALPEFVQSNTIMMYWSIPGEVFTHTSIQKWASAKRIILPTVDGETMNLKEYTGEKNLISGDLYQIPEPDGALFTDYNSIELIIVPGIAFDRQNNRMGRGKAYYDRFLQTLSAVKVGICFDFQIFNHIPVDEHDVAMDKIISA; encoded by the coding sequence ATGAGATCAACAGACGAAGCTAAAAAGGAAATCAGAAAAATCGTAAAAAAATTAAAAGGCGATCTTGACCAGGAACAATACTTTTCAAAATCCCGTTCAATCATGGAACAAATTGAGGCTCTGCCGGAGTTCGTTCAATCCAATACAATAATGATGTACTGGTCAATACCCGGTGAAGTCTTTACCCATACCTCCATTCAAAAGTGGGCTTCTGCCAAAAGAATAATATTGCCCACTGTTGACGGTGAAACCATGAACCTGAAAGAATATACCGGCGAAAAAAATTTGATTTCAGGGGATCTTTACCAGATACCGGAGCCTGACGGAGCGTTATTTACTGACTACAATTCAATTGAGCTTATCATTGTGCCAGGTATAGCTTTTGACAGACAAAACAACCGTATGGGGCGTGGAAAAGCATATTACGACCGGTTTTTGCAAACGCTCAGTGCTGTAAAAGTGGGAATCTGTTTTGATTTTCAAATCTTCAATCACATTCCTGTTGACGAGCACGATGTGGCTATGGACAAAATTATCTCAGCCTGA